In the Nicotiana tabacum cultivar K326 chromosome 16, ASM71507v2, whole genome shotgun sequence genome, one interval contains:
- the LOC142170180 gene encoding uncharacterized protein LOC142170180, translating to MYPSEKRECSRRSKAMVEFSDFIEDMELIDLRLEGGYYTWFKGDNHTAASRIDRFQKNGMKASETSSKLSNKGRPDYILACKLKALKGKLKEWSRVYEGFETTQQLRALTEEESVRKTATLMEIEEQLKNEETVWRQKSRALWLKEGDRNTKFFHRTANAHKRNNNIDQLMI from the exons ATGTACCCTTCTGAAAAACGGGAATGTTCAAGGAGGTCCAAAGCGATGGTGGAATTCTCGGATTTTATTGAAGATATGGAGTTGATAGATCTACGACTTGAAGGAGGCTACTATACTTGGTTCAAAGGGGACAATCATACAGCCGCTTCAAGAATTGATAGATTTCAGAAGAATGGGATGAAAGCTTCAGAAACATCAAGCAAACTATCCAACAAAG GAAGACCAGATTACATTTTAGCTTGCAAGTTAAAAGCTCTCAAGGGCAAGCTAAAAGAATGGAGCAGAGTTTATGAAG GTTTTGAGACAACACAACAACTAAGAGCGCTGACAGAGGAGGAATCAGTGAGGAAAACAGCTACTCTAATGGAGATTGAGGAACAACTCAAGAATGAAGAAACTGTATGGAGACAAAAATCAAGAGCTTTGTGGCTCAAAGAAGGGGACAGGAATACAAAATTTTTCCATCGCACTGCAAATGCACATAAGAGAAACAACAACATTGATCAACTAATGATTTGA
- the LOC107764059 gene encoding inactive poly [ADP-ribose] polymerase RCD1: MDFNCNVLKFMMMKTPADSIPPLKIAGDQNNVVSPVIDGNKLKIHVPVPRKIVGGEDDVVDKKKVKIEVPIPRELLFPSAETASCTDHAQLLVQNYGNFKKSGKPVRFMFYKDGSWVNFEKNVMDVMVSGFVSGKPMIDVEMEGLKCLFDFYRMLEIDLDTGKERSISWIDVNGKCFFPKVFIDSSENSNDKNQEIEASNVNEKISSENLKIEIEIRISDDNSDKEVNNSGEELKLGKRKRGSEENEVEKKGERSSSNAKERRVIAATELHSPRWPKARSLREEEKGYQMVKGLLLSGLRTVDPGVTVTSIHQCVRTGPLEKARLEVFHTNMEIIKRARGGNLNVVYAWYGTSAKNVEIILRHGFGMPSVVHGSNAHGLGVYLSPLRQPQNSAMMSEVDEYGEKHIVLCRVILGKLEKVELGSQQRYPSSVDFDTGVDDLTNPKWYVVWSANMNTHILPECIVSYKSGRHKSGQANGASSMKWAPHASNAMGTLISKLSTLLPPPKVQELQSLYGSYREGKLGKEVFMRQLRSVAGDELLRSTILEIRG, translated from the exons ATGGATTTCAACTGCAATGTTTTGAAGTTTATGATGATGAAAACTCCGGCTGATTCCATTCCTCCGTTGAAAATCGCCGGCGATCAAAACAACGTCGTTTCACCGGTTATCGATGGAAACAAACTGAAAATTCATGTTCCTGTTCCGAGGAAAATTGTTGGCGGCGAGGACGATGTGGTAGAtaagaagaaagtgaaaattgAGGTTCCTATTCCGAGGGAATTGTTATTTCCATCCGCTGAGACGGCGTCGTGTACTGATCATGCGCAGTTATTGGTTCAGAACTATGGGAATTTCAAAAAGAGTGGGAAGCCGGTGAGGTTTATGTTCTATAAGGATGGATCGTGGGTGAATTTCGAGAAAAACGTGATGGATGTGATGGTATCAGGTTTCGTGAGTGGCAAGCCTATGATTGATGTGGAAATGGAAGGGTTAAAATGTCTTTTTGATTTTTATCGCATGTTAGAGATTGACTTGGACACTGGGAAAGAGCGTTCTATTTCTTGGATTGATGTTAATGGTAAGTGCTTTTTCCCTAAAGTCTTCATTGATTCCAGTGAGAATTCAAATGATAAAAATCAGGAAATTGAAGCTTCGAATGTTAATGAAAAAATTTCCTCTGAGAATCTGAAGATTGAAATTGAGATAAGAATCTCAGATGACAACTCAGATAAAGAAGTTAACAATTCAGGAGAAGAGTTAAAGTTAGGAAAGAGAAAGAGGGGAAGTGAGGAGAATGAAGTGGAGAAGAAGGGAGAACGGAGTTCGTCCAATGCGAAAGAGCGGCGTGTTATTGCTGCTACTGAATTGCATTCACCAAGGTGGCCAAAGGCAAGGTCATTGAGGGAAGAGGAGAAAGGCTATCAGATGGTAAAGGGTTTACTGTTGTCGGGTTTGAGGACTGTGGACCCTGGTGTTACAGTCACTTCGATTCATCAGTGTGTTAGAACTGGTCCATTGGAAAAGGCTCGTCTTGAGGTTTTCCACACAAATATGGAGATCATAAAGAGAGCTAGAGGGGGGAACCTTAATGTTGTATATGCTTGGTATGGGACATCAGCCAAGAACGTGGAGATCATTCTGCGTCATGGCTTTGGAATGCCTAGCGTGGTACATGGTTCTAATGCTCATGGCCTTGGTGTGTACTTGTCGCCCTTACGCCAACCTCAAAATAG TGCAATGATGTCTGAGGTAGATGAATATGGTGAAAAGCATATCGTACTGTGTCGGGTTATATTGGGAAAGCTTGAAAAGGTTGAGTTAGGATCTCAACAGCGGTATCCTTCTAGTGTGGATTTTGATACTGGGGTTGATGATTTGACAAACCCGAAGTGGTATGTGGTGTGGTCTGCAAATATGAACACCCACATTCTTCCCGAATGCATAGTTAGCTACAAATCTGGACGTCATAAGTCAG GTCAAGCAAATGGTGCTTCATCCATGAAGTGGGCTCCTCATGCTTCAAATGCAATGGGTACATTAATATCCAAGCTAAGTACTTTGCTTCCACCTCCGAAAGTGCAGGAGTTGCAAAGTTTGTATGGCTCCTACCGG GAAGGCAAATTAGGGAAAGAAGTTTTCATGAGACAGTTACGATCAGTTGCTGGAGATGAGTTGTTGCGTTCGACTATTCTGGAAATTCGtggctga